CAAGCAGGAGAATAAGGAATTGTCAATCTGGCTAAATTGTCTGGTAAACCAGTGTGAAGGGCCTTAATAATCTGGATCAGAATTTTGGATTGTCTGTTcaatgggaggccagtgaggttTTCTAAAGAAGGGGAGGTGATGTGATCTTTGCTTTGCATTACATAGAGCACATGCCACCGTGTTCTGGAGGGTTTTTTGGAGTCTTTTAAGTTCGAATTTAGAAAGACCTGCATAAACCACATTATAGTAGTCAAGAAGAGAGCTGATGAATGCTTGGAACAGTGAATGTAAGGAAGCAAAAGTCCAGATAACGCCAGGCAGACCTGATCTTGTGACGTGTAAAAAAAAGTTTCGCAAGATGTAAAATTTGTGGAGAAAAACTTAATCTTAATCGAGAATAAGAGGGGACCATCTGTGTTCTGCGTGTGTAATGAGGGCCAGGTGTTCTGATGAGGATGGATATCAACACGCATTGGTTGGTGTTATAGGCCATCATTGAAAAATATTTGCCAGCTCTCCTTCAGCCCATTTGGACCCAAAGTGGCTCCAACTTAAAAATTGATGAAGACCACTGGTATACTACATGACAGTAATCTAATCTCGCAGTGGTCAGATTAGACTACTATATTCAGTATTCTTAAAACTTTCCTGTGATAAATATATAGAGGGAGGAGGGTATGTAGTGAGGAAAGCATATTTTCAGTTCCTGTGTGTGAACGTGTGTCTGTATCTGTGTGCGTATGAGATATGCATAGATGTATCCATTTATATCTGTCTCATAGCCTCAACCGCTTATGAATAATTTATTTCTAATATTTGATTGGGTTGAAAAGAATGCAAATGAAATTATTCTTCTTAAATCCAAAAACTACATAATTGTTACTGCTAGAAAACATTGTAGAAGGAGGTTGATCCTGATTGGGCACATGACTCAaatttcttctttcatttttgttttcagagcACAAGCCACCATCCCAAGAAGATCAAGATGTTACAGCAGAACCAAAGTGCAAGCGTCGGCGATCCATGGAGTTAGAGTCCTGTTCTTGGAACATTCTGCCCGTGCTTTCTGATGAGGAGTCGCGGGAGATTGCAGTGCTCCAAGCATATGCCGCGCCAGTCCTAAGCAAGAAAGAGACATCTCGCTTGGTAAGAGAAGTATCAACCCTATATCCATTGGAGGGCCTCCAGCATCTCAAAAGGGTTCGTGCATGCAGGGATAGAGATAGTCCTTATCCTTTGGAAATGTTGCTTTGTCTAACACTGGGCAAGGAAGAGGGACGTGTGCCATCTCTTTCTGAGCTACTTCCTGAGGAGAAGGTGAATTGCTTCGGCCTGGGGCAACCCTTTCTAGTGTTgattccatcttgtcctccactgACGAGGCCACAATTTCAAGAAGCTAGTGCCTACTGGCCAACCTCCTTCCATGAGAACAAGCAAGTGACTGAGGCCCTTACAGGACAGCTGTTCTCCAGGGAGGAGAAGGCCAGAATGCAGAGGTACATGGAACAAGCCATTGAGGTTGCCCAccaaggggcagagaaagggaatgaggcagtgggagCTGTCCTTGTGAATCCAGCTACTGAGGAGGTTTTAGCTGTGGGACACGACTGCAGAAAGATCAGTAATCCATTGCTTCATGGCACCATGGTGTGCATAGATCTTGTTGCTCGTGCACAGGGTGGAGGGGCATACAACTTTGATTCCTaccctttgtgctcttttgctGCCTCAGTCAAAGAGGCACCTGGAGCAGGTGTAACAGATTGTTTTGATGATGCCAGTAGCAGCAGTATCTTACCCTATATCTGCACGGGATTTGACCTGTACATTACCAGAGAACCCTGCATTATGTGTGCCATGGCACTAGTGCATTCAAGGATTCAGCGCGTCTTCTATGGGGCACCGTCACCAGATGGAGCTCTGGGGAGCAGGTATAAGATCCACACCCAGAAGGATTTGAACCATCATTTTCAGGTCTTTCGAGGCATACTAGAGGAGCAGTGTCAACAACTGAGGGAGAAATCTCAGTGAGAAAGTAATTCTCCAGAGGTGAGGCTGTCTGGAGAGAGAAGACTCTGTTCTTTCTTAGCTTGATTTTTGTAAGATGCAATGGGTATGTCTATTGTGGCTAAAATCCTATGAGGCTCTGTAGCCATATAACCAACTACTGTTGAGAAATGGGCAGGCCAGTTgttgatttgttttaatttttttgcttgcTAGACAGAATTTCTGCCATGCTGCTTAATCTGTTAAATTTGAAATACCAGGACAAAACACCAAcatatgtttaaaatattttagtaGTGTATTGTAATTTGCCTGTATGAACAATAAGTGTGCTTATCCATATTTTCATAAGCAAAATCGGTGCCCAATAACCATGTCACTGTCAGGACTTTATGTTGATAGATACACTGCATCAGTAGAATTGTCATGTCACCAGGATTAGGACATCATCTTTGTTAGTCATCTTGGCTGTCATGATGCCACCAGCCTGCTGTATATATGAATCTCTTTAAATGTATTTTATGGGGCACAATACTTATATGAAACTTAAAGACAAATGTAATGGAACCTGGTACAACAAAAATTAGTCTCTCCCATCCAGAATCACTTTCCTCAAACACCAAAcgcctaaaaaaaatcaatttggcAGAGAATCCTAAGAAAGAACACTGGGTAAATTTGTTTGAAGATGGTACTTTATATAACAAACTTTGATGAAGATATTGAGCTTAACAGATACCATGGCATAAAGATGAGGAAAAAGCTAACGCCAATTTTAGCCTTGGTGATTTTGAAAACCAGAAAAGGAATTTGCTTCACAAAGCTAGTAGATGCCTTTtaattattgtattgtattatattgtattttattattttatttattcatacttgtatcccacaattatccaaaaatgagtttgggttcaatgtggcttacattttaacagttgttagagattgcattgattcaattacagttacaaggttgtatgatattgtgttttacagtggttggccagataactattagtgcatattttGTTTCTTGAGAGGATATGTCTGCTCTGAGATTTGAATATGGGAAGCATTACAGATAAGAGTTGTATTCTGCCAAaagactggttaaaaaaaaaactacagcaaAAAGCAGAGGACCAAGAAAGTAGAAGCAGCAAAGCTAATTTAAGATTTTTCAACATCCCCAAAGGATTGGAGGGAGAGGCTACATTGTAGTACATGTGTTCTGTATTTTCACTGCTGTCCTAATCTTAATATGCGGAGGGTTCAACTGAGTTCGATACACAGCCATGGAACTAGCACCTGGACCAACGCTGCTATGATATTTAAGGAGTTGAAATTATAAGAGATCCAGTGATTTGCCAGTGTGACCAGGGCAGTAGCATATAAGACCATTTTTAATTGATCAAGTTAAAGCGCTAGATACCCATTTACTATATTAACTCATTTCTTTGTTCTATATTGCATTTACTTGCAAGTCAGTGAAGTTGCTGGAAAAGAGTTAACACCTGACCTGTTATCTTGCAATGAGATTAAATTCTGCAGGTACTTAAAACGAGTTTGATTTGGATTGAGCCCAGATTAAGTTTGAACCCTAGCCCATTCCAAGCTTTGTGTAGCTGAAATCCCCAGCTCTGTGTGCTgttttcttcccttctctttctggCACCGGGGCACCCAAACTCTTAAGACAGTGCCAGTACTGCAAGAGAGGCCTGCCACAAGGCTGAGTCATGAGTGCTGCAAGCACCCTAGTATTGTACACCATTTGGCAGGATGCTATCTACGCCACCTTcatttgatgtggaggggcataggggtgcccaggttttcctgaggacgtccttgtagGATGTTCCGGCGAAGCGGTggaaaaacccgtattatcgaaacaagatgggtgtctatctttcatttcgataatatggtcagggacgccaaatcgcaaaatttaggtcgaccttagagatggtcatccccgattttcggcgataatggaaaccgtggacgcccatctcagaa
This genomic interval from Microcaecilia unicolor chromosome 1, aMicUni1.1, whole genome shotgun sequence contains the following:
- the ADAT3 gene encoding probable inactive tRNA-specific adenosine deaminase-like protein 3 isoform X2, with the translated sequence MVSPPLVKTMSKVHLSTSEAKKEHKPPSQEDQDVTAEPKCKRRRSMELESCSWNILPVLSDEESREIAVLQAYAAPVLSKKETSRLVREVSTLYPLEGLQHLKRVRACRDRDSPYPLEMLLCLTLGKEEGRVPSLSELLPEEKVNCFGLGQPFLVLIPSCPPLTRPQFQEASAYWPTSFHENKQVTEALTGQLFSREEKARMQRYMEQAIEVAHQGAEKGNEAVGAVLVNPATEEVLAVGHDCRKISNPLLHGTMVCIDLVARAQGGGAYNFDSYPLCSFAASVKEAPGAGVTDCFDDASSSSILPYICTGFDLYITREPCIMCAMALVHSRIQRVFYGAPSPDGALGSRYKIHTQKDLNHHFQVFRGILEEQCQQLREKSQ
- the ADAT3 gene encoding probable inactive tRNA-specific adenosine deaminase-like protein 3 isoform X1, with translation MFQPRSDCLGASRVSQHKRCRAVRMKEHKPPSQEDQDVTAEPKCKRRRSMELESCSWNILPVLSDEESREIAVLQAYAAPVLSKKETSRLVREVSTLYPLEGLQHLKRVRACRDRDSPYPLEMLLCLTLGKEEGRVPSLSELLPEEKVNCFGLGQPFLVLIPSCPPLTRPQFQEASAYWPTSFHENKQVTEALTGQLFSREEKARMQRYMEQAIEVAHQGAEKGNEAVGAVLVNPATEEVLAVGHDCRKISNPLLHGTMVCIDLVARAQGGGAYNFDSYPLCSFAASVKEAPGAGVTDCFDDASSSSILPYICTGFDLYITREPCIMCAMALVHSRIQRVFYGAPSPDGALGSRYKIHTQKDLNHHFQVFRGILEEQCQQLREKSQ